ATCAAATTTATATTCCGAAGTTTTTGGAAGAAAGTTCGGGAATGTCCTTGTTTCGTAAGCTCACTTGTTCAAGGATCTTTTTAGATTGTCTTTCTTATTTCCGTCACATGCTAGTTCCCATATTTATGGATTTGGAGGAGAAGAGTTACTGGATTTGGAGGAGGATAAAAACTAAGAAGATGGGGATGGAAAACGCAGTATGACAGTTTGATAAATCAACTATTCACAGGAGTTACAGTTTATACTATTTTCACACTCAAATCATTAACCATACACGTATAATATACAGAAATACAAATTGAAGGCCCTTAAGGTCATATATCCCATGGTGACGAAGGGTTAAAACAAACAATACACATCGGACTAAGGCCGCATAGCATCTGTACTAGGAGCTCATTTCCGTTTTCCCCGTCAAATAACTTAAACACGATATTTTCTTCCGATGGATTACTTTTCCTATTCGTTGTTGGACAGGACCGGAAGAACAGTGGGTAAAAGGCATGATTCCAGAAAATATGAACAGTTTTGACGGTCATTCCTGCGTTTAATCACGCGGCAAAAGAAAAGGAAAGAGGTCTAAAATGTCTTGAAATGACAAATTACTTAAGATTGACATTTTGGGTGAGGTCAATACCTGAATTTACAAGGTTTTGCCATGTTACACTTTCGGAAACAAAAATTCTGACAACTCAAGAAGTTCTTTCCCTTCCATATCCATCCTCTTCGCGAGCAGACACAGCATTTAATTCTTGTTGCAACTGCCAGGATaagataaaatataataatggcAAAAAACCAAGATCTTAATAGCTATTCTAGAGGTTCAAAGTTCCATTATGCTTGAATGTGAATAGAAGTGGTCTTTTTTCTCTCATGAACCATTGTTCACAAATTGAACGAATAATTATACAGCATAAACACGGACATTTAAACTTACTTGAGTACACTTCACTCTTTCTGCAGTTAATTCATCAGTCAAGCTAATCATCCTGTCAATTATCATAGCAAGATCACTGAGCTTctcttgaaaaagaaaaaaaaaggataACACAAACAACAGTTCCTTGAATTGAATAGTTCTCCAATTATGTCACCTCGATTGAAGTTCAGAGATCTTCACAAGGAGCATGCGTTCCCTTTCAGAACTAGCACATTCAGCCTGTGCATGAGGAAAAAGAGATGAAGGAAATCAAccgatataaaaaaaaactacaaaATTTTCTAATATTCAGACTGAGCATCAAGGATATGAACAAGCCAATATGGAATTACtagttgaaaaataaattatcacaAATGAGTTTAAGCTACATAAAGTTTTGATCTGGTTCAAGATTACAGTACAGAGTAAGTGAAACGTGAATTTCTCACAAATGAGTTTAAGCTACATAAAGTTTTGGTCTGGCTCAAGATTACAGTACAGAGTAAGTGAAACGTGAATTGAGTAAGGGTAAATAATATGTCAATACCTAGATATTCATAGTCTGACAAATAAATTTAGAACTGTAATATGATGACGTGTTTTGCAGAGTTGGACAAGGTAAAATAACAAGATAACTGCAGGGAAAAGCAGAAACTTCCAACACTCCAATAGCTAATGTTAGTTACATCTTTATTAGGATTCGAGTTCCCTTGAACTGCATGACAGTACATTTAATGGAATCATCATATGAATTAAAAAggtaaattttgtttaaaatggaAAAACAGAGACTTGTACATTTATTCAGCAATCACACTCAGAGTCGATGCATGCAAATTAAGgtacatatatatttaaatttcctTTTACGCATTGAATATCTATGATATGCTGATGTgataaaaacaacatgaataacAAGTTACATCTTTGAAGATGTATATTTCCTTTTTCTATGGTCGTCTACAAAGAAATGATCATATATGGCTCAAAACAACAAATCATCATGGTGAATATGAGTACGTGCTTACGCTTCCGTTAGTCTCTGACCAACGAGGCAATGGAGGCAATTTCCCATTTTGAGGAGCTgcaaaaaaagagagaaatttcCAATCCACTTACCAAGAATCCTACAGTTGATACATACAGCTACTATAACTTCAAACTATCAGATTCTCAACTCACCATCTGCTACCTCTGGGGGTTGCAAGGTACTCAATAGATTCATAATGAGATCCTGCAGTTCAGGTggcaagataaaagaaaaaagagatcaAACACTGCATTTGCTGCAGTGGAACGAAGCCATGCTAGTATAAACCCCACCAAAATGCACAAATAATATAGAAAATGTCATACTTGTTGAATTGATGTTTGCTGGAAAAGATTCTGAAGGTGAGGCAAAAGAATTGAGGCTGGTAGGGTACTGTTGGAAAGTTCCTTGTGTACCTGATTGTTAGGCTGCAACCACAAAATCATTACGCGAAGCTAAGCAATAgattttattcaaaaaaatgCTAACAGAATAAAGTGGGATTTAACAGAAACAAATTATCAGTATCTTAAAATATTGTGGAAAGAAAGAGATGGAAACACAACCATTTGCTTAGACTCAAATATCCAGTTTCCAACGCTTGCGGACTTCCTAAGTGGGGATCCCTGAAAACCATATCATAAACTAGTCAAAATAGACTACAAATCCACGTCATCTTCTTTAATTAGTTAAGGCGATACCTGAGAATTTCTCTGAGAAGATGTATATGATGGAATGTCCTAGTATACAAGTTGGCAAAAGTCAATAGAATCAAAACAAATTCAATAGGATGCAAACCAAAGGAAAAAAAACAACGAGAATACAGTTGTACCTTTACAAGATCAACATTCTCTGATGTTACAGAAAACCTCCCTTTTATTTgtactaaattattttttgacTTGTCCTCAGAGGAATCTGTAAATCCTAAAAAGACACATAGATCTAAGTGCTTGCAAAAAATTATCTACATGAAGTAGTAAATATTTCCTAACAACACAAATCCGTATAGTTACCTCCTGAAGACTTTATTGGAGCTGATAAACTATTTGCTGAAGCCCGATTAGGAAGATTTAGAGGACCACTAAAGCTCGGAGTTTTTCGTACTTGCTGGTTATGAATCTCGGACCTGACgagattatttttttaaacaataaGATGACAAATGTAAGAGGAATTTACTGCTAACATGTGAAAACTTTAGCTGattataaataaaaagacaCCCAGTTTTAATAACTCAGATAGAAAAGAATGAAAAAAGTCTAACTTCTCTCATCTTTAGGAAAAATCATGAAGAGGTAGAGACAACAATGAAGTAAACAATTCTAATTTCAGGCTTAATCTTCATCATGAGCATTTTACAAAACCAAAAACAAATCAGAACAATGAAACAAATGCATAGCTTAACATGGTTGTAAATTCAAACCGATAAACCCCAAAGGCCATACAAGGAAAAATGATTGCATGTATTTCTTCCCAAGAGTTGAATAAGCTTTCTCATAATATCAACATGAAACATAAGGAGTAAATTATCCCTTCATTTTTTGGAGTATCATAAAAAGTTGGCTTGAGATGAGTGAAAAAGACGCCAAATGATATCTGTAGAAGGAATTTGTTTAAATGTAACCCCACGAtgtaaagaaaaaaatataaaaataataatgatcCTTTCCTGCTTAAACTTTCAGCAGTATCATGATCAAGGCAAAACTAGAACTGGTCTTACTAATTATTGCAATTTAAATCCTGTTAAAATCAAGAAACGCAGGAAATCCCATGtggattaaaaaataaaataaagtcaatTTCTCTTCATAGTTTTCCCTTCGCAAAAAAAATGATGTGTTTTTGGGTCTTGAAGTGTATGTAGGTGCTTCTTTTGGTTGGTTAATTTCTAATTAGCATTAACATGATTTCTTTGCGCTTCAGAAACGCAGGGAGTAATTAGCAGTTACCTCGAACTGTCAGCTCTAATAAAGGGATTATGATAAGTATTTGCAGTCAAAATAAGTATCATGAAAGACAGGTGTCAAGTAACTCTATCTACTTAATGGCATAAATGATAAAAGAAGTAAGCAACAATATGattatcaaaatcatatctgtGCAGTGCAGCTATATGGGCAGCTTTCCAAACTCAAAACATTTTTTAATTGTACCAAAAAATTCAGGTCCCAACCAAGTTGCAAACTCTTGTAGTGCAACATAACGTAGCATAGAAGGAAGTGAAGAAACAATCAAATGCATATTATAATACCTCTCCAAGTTGCGTGCTCTTTCTGACAGCGAACTTAGCACTGTACCAGGCATGAGCGGCCCACTTTGGCATTCACGAGGTCTGCCACTCTGAATTCTAGATTTGGCTTGCAGTGCATCTTTCTCTACGATTGAATGTGGCGTCTCCGCTGTTGATCTGCATTTCTTGAGTCCAGTAACCACATCATTTTCAGACTCTACTAAATCACTTTCGAATACCTTTCCTTTCTTGGTCTCACTTTCAACCACAGACGCATCATCACAACTCGTTTTTCCCCTGGAAAACAGTTGGTGACAGAGCATGAAGCTGTTCAGAAAGTGTATCCTTGATATCGCAGAATGGCTGACTTTTAATGAATCAAAAGCATGTTGTAAACCACACAGCTAAGCCAGGGGAATTTTTATATCTAGCATATcacaaaatctcaaatggaacTTTAGTagataataaaaaaacattaaGCAGAGAGAGTGAGAGAGAAACTCGGTGGAATAGAATATCAGAGGAACAAAATTCAAGAATTCGAGTGAATAAGGGCCTATAATAACCTGCCATTGATCTGGCTTGTAGCTATTGGTTTCATGGCAGAATTAGATGTATCCTACAAATAATCAAAGAGCGTtacattttaataaaaatataagagATTGAAAAAATATACTCCATCATAGACAGGAGCTCCAGAATGATTTcataatttttgtaaaaaattaCAATCACCTTGGGGTTCATGGAAAGCTTCAAGCTTTCTTCTTCTTCCTTGATTTCTTGTATGTCATCCTCTTGCATCTGTCATGATAATAACAGCCAAGATGCACTAGTTACCAGGAATAAAAGCATTGTATAAAGAACTACattatacaagtttttgccatgtcCTTACCAAAGATGCTTGGAGCTTCAAATCATCTATATCGAAATTCCAGGCACTTACACCTCGCTTGTACTCACTCTGAAAGAGAAACACAAACATGCAAATCAAGAGACAGACAGACaaatagacacacacacaaacagaCTGGGCGTCTTTTATTTGTTGTGGGGTGAGGTGGGATGAAGACTCTTTCCCAAATTTTCCAACTGAAAGTATTACTGCCATCCATCCAGTATAACGAGATTCAATACTTACCAcataccaaattttttttttataagaaacgcTAACTTATTAATAATAAGATAAGAAAATGGTAAATCAGTAGACTAGGTCCGTCCACTTTCATCATGAAGAACATAATATCAATGTTGTGTTAATGATACATATAAGCCCAATCTCGCAATAAATTTAATATCGAGATATTCTTTAAGTTTTCATGAGTGCCGATCCACGTTGCAATTTTGATCTTGATTTTTTCCCAGCACTTTTCTGTATTTTCTTCATTATCATAAAAAATTCTTCGATTCTTTCCAACCATACTATCCAACATATGAAATGAACCACAACTTGCCAAAAAATTCTTCCCCTGGAACCCAGTTAGCTGTCCTAAATCCATAGAGAATAAATCCTTCGTTGACTTAGGCATCACCCAAACCAATCGAAGCTCTTGCAAAGCTCTAGCCCACAATGCGGTCATGAATGGACAATGGATGAGCATATGATCGTGAGTCTCTGATTTCTACACAGCACACACCAATTTGGGCACAAAGCAATTGTGGGCCATCTTTTTTGCATCATCTCTGAGGTCGGTAGCTTACTCTGAATCGTTGTTCAAGAAAATACCTGAATCTTTTTTGGAACGGGAACCTTCCAAATAACATAGAAAAGCGGAAAAACGGGAAAACGAGTATGTGGAAAAAAAGACTCGAAgaaagatttgattgagaaaataCCAGAAGAATCCCCCCTCCGCTCATGAAAATCATCTACCCCTTCAATCAACCTAGTTGAATCTAACACACCTAATAACTTGAACAACTAAACAAGCTTTTCATCTCTCACAGCCCTTCTAAAATGAAAATCCCAGGATTGGGTAGACGTGACATTGTCGAAACAGACAAAATGTAATATAGGCAGATTGTGAGTTGCAGATAACTGAAATAATGTTGTGAAAAGATCTTTAAAAGAAGAATCCTCCCACCATCCATCCTCCCAAAATCTAGCCTTGTTACCTCCTCTCACCTTGATCGAAACTCGCTGTTGAAAAGTCGGGTATACTCGGGAAATAAACTTCCATGGGCACCTAAACGTGACGTTTCTTGCCAACCCCTCATCACATCCATTTTCTTGTAAACCATATTTGCTTACAATGATTTTCTTCGACAAGGTCCCATCTTCTGCATAAAATCTCCACCACCACTTTCCCAACATGGCCTTgtttctcaatataatattcCCAACACCCAATCCTCCTTTTTCCTTCAGTTTGCACACATGATCCCATGCGACCAAGTGGCTATGAACATCTCCATTCGCTCCGTCCCATAAAAAGTTTCTTGAAATCTTCTCCATCAATTCCGCTATATCTTTAGGCACCTTAAAAATGGACATATAATATATTGGAATTGCATTTAAAACCGATGATATCAATGTTAATCTTCCACCTCTTGACAAAAAAGCTTTTTTACAACTTGCCAATTTTTTCGATATCTTAGCCACAATGGGATCCCAGAACGATGCTTGTAATGGATTTCCACCCAAAGGCACTCCCAATACTTAATAGGCCATATCTCTTTACCACATCCCATTTATTGTGCTAACATTTCAACTTCTCCTTGTTCACGGTGGATACCCGTCCCAACAAAGCACTCTTTTCCCAATTGATTTTTAATAAAGACATTTCATAAAACGATCTCACCACTTGCACCAAGAACTTGATATGATCCTCATTCCTCACAAAGAAAAGTGTACGTCCGCAAACTGAATGTGAGATATCTCTATCTTATCTCGGCCAACCTCGATCCCCCTTATGTGATTCTTTTCTTTGGCCTTGTCAATCAATCTCCCCAACACATCCACTACCAGATTGAACAAAAAAGGAGACAAGGAGTCTCCTTGTCTAAGCCCTTTATACGCCTTAAATTTACCCTTCAGCCTCCCATTAATCATGATAGAAAATGAGACATCCGATACACATCCTTTGATCCAAGTTCTCCTTCTCCATCTCCATCCaaatccctttttcatcaaaacAAAATCCAAAAACTCCCAATTCACATTGTCGTAAGTCTTTTCGAAATCCATACCCatcctttctttttctttctcctTCCTTCTTCGAGCAGTTCATTCGCTATAAGACCACAGTCTAGAATTTTTCTTCCCTTAAGAAAGcattttgagatttggatagAGTATCTGCTATCACAGTCTTAATCCTCGTTGTTAAGACTTTTGCTATTATCTTATACAAATTTGTTGTCAGGCTTATTGGTTCGAAATCCTTCACTTTGAtcaattcatttttctttcgtatcaaacatatatatgttTCAATAGTTACTCCATTTATGATTCCACTGTGAAAAAACTCATCGAAAACCTTCATTAGATCTCGTTTGACTATATCCCAACACTCTTGAAAAAAAGCCAAAGTAAATTCGTCAGCCCCCTGACTCTTACAACCATCGCACTGAAAGATTGCACCACTCCACTCCACTCCTTCAATACCCCAACATCTCGCGTCTGTCAAACTGTACAGCTCCTTAAAGAACTTTAGAATAATGGAGAAAATTTCATCCTCATCACTCGTAATTGATCCATCATCTCTTTCCAACCTAATAATGGTAGCCTTGCTCTTCCGTTGGCTTAAAAGTGAGTGAAAAAATTTTGTATTGTGATCCCCCTCTTTAATCCATTTGACCTTGCTTTGCTTATAATTGATTTGATTCTTTCGACATATCAACTCTTCTAACAACCATTTGGTTTGTTTTCTTTAATTCGATACTTCTTTCCGATCTCCGACCCTCACTCTCTAATTCGTCCAATCCGCTGAATTTACTTCTTAACTCTGCTGATTTCATTTTCACCCTCCCACAAACCTCTTCATTCCATCTTCTAATGTCACCCTTCATTGCCTTGAGTTTCATCATAAATCTATATCCCTCACATCCTCAACAGACGTTAGATGATATTTgctacaaaaaaatatttacataATTATTCTGTCTATAGATGAAAATGAATTTTGAACATCGCACTTCATGAGAAAAGAGCAAAAAACCAGGGGGTGTAAGATACAGGGGTGCCAATGTTCTATTTCTCAGACCCACTAATCAAAAGACAAATTAAATAACAGATTAAATTCTGGTGATGCTTCAAACCTGAGATAAAGCTTCTTGTTCAGCTGAAGGCATTTTTTTTAAAGCCAGCTGAGCAGCGTCTTTGAGCTGCAATGAATTCATGAGAACATATACAGTAATGTATGAGTAAATTACTTTAAAAGACTGCTCTTATTACCCTAAGCATGGTATACCTGAAGTTCTTTCATACGCTTCGACAGAGGGGGCAAGTTggcaaataatttttttacagAAAGCTCTGGAGGCTTGGCATTCTTGAAAAATGAATGTTTTAGCAGTTTTTCTGCTGTTGGCCTCTTTGTTTGATCTTTCACCAAGCACATTGCAACCATTTCTTTAAAAGACTGTTTTAAAATGAAGACTCCTTAATAACAGACAGGTCAaagattttcaaatatttaataaataatcaaaatgAAATCCACATGACAAACATATCATGGATACCTTCGAAAACCTTTTATCACGGTCATAGTCGAGTCCAGGAGGGGCATTTTGTATGGTCATCAGCAGAACCTAGAACAAAATGTTGGAGCATGAATAATTACACGTGTTTGGTACAGTAGTCTACACTAATAATTACACATGTAAAGTTTCAAGCAGAATCATCAAATGCAAACCTTCATTGGAGGATATTTTGAAAATGGTGCATGTCCATGAGCCAGCTCCAGTGCAGTTATTCCAAACGACCATATGTCAGCCCTTTATATTTGACATAAATACCACAAATTAGCTCAATAAAGTCATGAACCACTTGTTACGTCATGAAACCACGCAGTATTATGTAGAGTTGGAGTAGAACCCACTTGAAATCATATCCAGTTCCTGGCTGCAACACTTCTGGTGCCATCCTGTATCACAAGAGTATGGAACATGCAATGTCACTTAAGCAGGACCAGAAGAAACAAAAGTACAtcaaaaattctataaaaaggAGTACATGAAAATGCCAAACTACCAGCACGGAGTTCCCACAAAGGTATTCCTTGACCGTTGTCTATCACCTCTGTCAAACATAGAAACTGATACACCAAAGTCAGCAAGCTTTACCTCACCATCACCATTCATTAATATGTTTCCTGCCTGCAGGGACAAATGTTATAACAATTGCAAATTCATTCACTAGTTACACGTGTCCAAATTTGCTAAGTATGAACATGCCCAAAATAACGTAAAGAGTAGATTGACCTTCACATCACGATGGATATGGCCATGACTATGAAGGTATTCCAAAGCCTTTAGAGTTTCTTTCAATATGGCCCCAATTGCAGACTCTTCGAATCCATCTGGATAAGCTATCTTCATTAGATGTAGGCAAGAACCCTCAGACATAAAAGGCATGACCACCCAAAGGTTGCGATCAACAACAAATGAACAAAAGGCTCTTATGACGTTAGGATGATCAATTAAACTCATCGTTTGAGCTTCCCTGTGAATATCATCCTGCATAAGAAAGGGGCGGCATAGTTCCTAACATAAATGTCTCCCAGGCATATTTAATGGTTTTAAACAGAAGGCAAATATTATTAAACAGTATTTGCTTAAGGTATAAAATAAGATATAGGAGACCCAGGCCCTTGGCCAGCGATAGTCTCATTTGTACATATAGTAGTGACTTGGGTTCAAGTCTCACTCCCCACCCCAAACCACACCCctataattaaaaaaagaaaagatatAGACTGAAATAAGTCTCCAGTTTCCAGGTGTACCAAGGAGACTTTCGTTCCCTCCATTGTATTATGAATTATATTATCAAAACAACACAAACCTTAAcaaaagaaattttgaaaaaagcagtgcccaagaaacaaaagGACAAAAACATAAGAGCATACACGATGTATTTTTATATCATATTTAATGAATATCGAACAAAGGATTTAAGAACAATGAtcatatatacaaatatattatCTCATGCATTATCTAAATATAGATGAGGATATAATAAGAGAGAGAGCACAATTGCGTATGAGGATCCATACAGTCAACCCCACTTGGTGGATAAAGTCTTGTGCGAGGATCATATATACAAATAAATTATCTTCACATTATTCGACATAAAATCACTTCAATATGTCAAACCAAGTGGCTGCCTCTGAAACAAGAAATTCAAGGTAGTGACTGCGAATATGTTGTTCATAATATTCTCTTCTGAGCGATTTTATGGTGCTCCAAAAGGTACATAAGGACAGATGTCGCACATTTTGGTTGCGCCGCAACCTCTCATAATCAAGTggaaaaataattcaacatttgtaaattttaaatcttcaaAACATTAGACAAACTAAGTGACAGATGTAACATAATAATCATCTTTGCATTTTTTACAAATGACGAATAACTTAAAGCTGTAACATTAATTCCTAAGCTCAGCCTTCTCTTGAGGATACCGAATAGAAAAGAAGCAGGTGACCAATAGAAGGTTAcatcatcattttaaattaaatgagGGAAATAAAGATATTTCACAACTTGGAAAATCGAAATAACATTCGCTCTTTGTGGAAGGGGAAAAATATTCATTGACATTTAGAATAGAAGAAATATACGTCTTGACTAGTTCAACACGGAAAACTATGTACAAAACTAACACATTGATTTGATAATTTGTCATGCTACAATCAGATATTATTGGCATTCAAAAGCAAATTGGTCACCTGAACTGGGAGCCATGCATGAATTCACAGACCAATGGTGCCTGTATTTGTCGCAAATTATGGCAGAAGATAAATATTGATCTTTTTGGACTAACTATACCTGATTTCCAATGGTTTGAGATTATGGTTCAGTACATATGATGTAAATCGACCATTCATTAAGTCAATCAACTTGCTATTCAATatcaaaaaaattgaatttgtcTATTAAACTTATGCATGAGTGATCCTGATACACTCCATCTAACCCAAAATAAATGCTCCTATCTAAAGTTAAGAATTCTGCAGACGATGTCCCATATTCTAGAGTGGGAAACAAAAAATGTAATAACATGACGCTCTCTAATCAAAGCCACTATTGCCAGTGGAAAGAAGTTAGCTTGATTATTCCAACTTTTGGACTGATTCACAGTCATAGGTTACCCTTAAAGTGTAAATAGTTTCACATTCATTGTATGTGGCATCATATTTGTTCATTGCTCGAAAGGTTGAGATAATAGTGTTTACCAAAATAGTCAATGTAACCACCACATATACTTTTCATCACCTGTTTGATTCCATTTAACCTCCAACATGGTGAACTATAAAGTGCATCTTGTTTGGATTTTCATTCATGTTGAGATGGAGAACACGAATCAATTGGTATTGTGGTGTCTTCTAGAAAAGAATTCTTTATTAATTTACTAAACTGGCACTTGTCAAATTAAAtacaaataatataaaaattaatcgaATTGAAACTAAATCAATTTAATTGACTATAATAGCTTTTTGTCACACCAACTTCACGTTAACAACTTAAGCACGAGCTTATCTGTAGCAGAGTTGAGCAGTGACACTCAGTAAAACAAAAAATCACattttatttctaatttttccaaaatttcgaATCCCGCTACAAATTCACCCCTTCAATTGAATGGGTGGGTCCTAACCAGAACTCCaggattttaaaaaatcattggaTTCCCAGAAAACCTATTATCAAAGAAACCCATTTTTTCTAACCATAATCAGCTAAATCATTCAACTGAAAGCAATCAGCCCTTAAAGTTCTGAACTTCATCCTCCAAACGTTTTCCCAAACCAATCGATCAAGTTCACAAGTAATTGTAAACAGGAACTCATAACCTAGTACATTGAAAGTCAAACCAATCAAAACACCATCCACCTACACCGCAAATCATCTTATCACAAAACACCACTGAATTCAACTCGAGTACATTAAAAACTCGAAAAAATCACACAAACAACATATACAAACTCAAACACTCgccagataaatcaagtaaaaagtttcattaaaaaatataaacaaaccAGATTGATATTGCATCGATCGAGATCCAAGCACTTTACAGCCACGACCTCCTTAGAAGGCACATAGATCGCTCTGTAAACAGTCGCGCTGGCACCATATCCAACCTCTTCCAGAAGCTTGTAATCATTCGAATTCGCCGTGTAATTCTTCCCCATTTTTGCACACAGCTGTTGATCAAATCATCAATTTTCTTCACCTTCGGCACCAGAAATTAACATCAATTGTGTCTTCTGTCGAATCGTTCAAGTGACAGTGTACAGAGATGTGGACTGCGTTCAAGTATCTGTGGACGCGTTCCGCTCTCTTCCTCTCTCCCTCACAATGTTTCGAATTAATTGCAATAATAATACGAATAATATATTTgatgataattaatatataattttaatatttatatttctttttaaatttttttatttacatA
This region of Primulina eburnea isolate SZY01 chromosome 14, ASM2296580v1, whole genome shotgun sequence genomic DNA includes:
- the LOC140811414 gene encoding uncharacterized protein isoform X1, which translates into the protein MGKNYTANSNDYKLLEEVGYGASATVYRAIYVPSKEVVAVKCLDLDRCNINLDDIHREAQTMSLIDHPNVIRAFCSFVVDRNLWVVMPFMSEGSCLHLMKIAYPDGFEESAIGAILKETLKALEYLHSHGHIHRDVKAGNILMNGDGEVKLADFGVSVSMFDRGDRQRSRNTFVGTPCWMAPEVLQPGTGYDFKADIWSFGITALELAHGHAPFSKYPPMKVLLMTIQNAPPGLDYDRDKRFSKSFKEMVAMCLVKDQTKRPTAEKLLKHSFFKNAKPPELSVKKLFANLPPLSKRMKELQLKDAAQLALKKMPSAEQEALSQSEYKRGVSAWNFDIDDLKLQASLMQEDDIQEIKEEEESLKLSMNPKDTSNSAMKPIATSQINGRGKTSCDDASVVESETKKGKVFESDLVESENDVVTGLKKCRSTAETPHSIVEKDALQAKSRIQSGRPRECQSGPLMPGTVLSSLSERARNLERSEIHNQQVRKTPSFSGPLNLPNRASANSLSAPIKSSGGFTDSSEDKSKNNLVQIKGRFSVTSENVDLVKDIPSYTSSQRNSQGSPLRKSASVGNWIFESKQMPNNQVHKELSNSTLPASILLPHLQNLFQQTSIQQDLIMNLLSTLQPPEVADAPQNGKLPPLPRWSETNGSAECASSERERMLLVKISELQSRMISLTDELTAERVKCTQLQQELNAVSAREEDGYGRERTS
- the LOC140811414 gene encoding uncharacterized protein isoform X2, whose protein sequence is MGKNYTANSNDYKLLEEVGYGASATVYRAIYVPSKEVVAVKCLDLDRCNINLDDIHREAQTMSLIDHPNVIRAFCSFVVDRNLWVVMPFMSEGSCLHLMKIAYPDGFEESAIGAILKETLKALEYLHSHGHIHRDVKAGNILMNGDGEVKLADFGVSVSMFDRGDRQRSRNTFVGTPCWMAPEVLQPGTGYDFKADIWSFGITALELAHGHAPFSKYPPMKVLLMTIQNAPPGLDYDRDKRFSKSFKEMVAMCLVKDQTKRPTAEKLLKHSFFKNAKPPELSVKKLFANLPPLSKRMKELQLKDAAQLALKKMPSAEQEALSQSEYKRGVSAWNFDIDDLKLQASLMQEDDIQEIKEEEESLKLSMNPKDTSNSAMKPIATSQINGRGKTSCDDASVVESETKKGKVFESDLVESENDVVTGLKKCRSTAETPHSIVEKDALQAKSRIQSGRPRECQSGPLMPGTVLSSLSERARNLERSEIHNQQVRKTPSFSGPLNLPNRASANSLSAPIKSSGDSSEDKSKNNLVQIKGRFSVTSENVDLVKDIPSYTSSQRNSQGSPLRKSASVGNWIFESKQMPNNQVHKELSNSTLPASILLPHLQNLFQQTSIQQDLIMNLLSTLQPPEVADAPQNGKLPPLPRWSETNGSAECASSERERMLLVKISELQSRMISLTDELTAERVKCTQLQQELNAVSAREEDGYGRERTS